The following are encoded together in the Microterricola viridarii genome:
- a CDS encoding FAD-binding monooxygenase, producing the protein MQFHHHGYVSTDPRVQPVAGVGVDRPDELPDTVDVLIVGTGPAGVVAAAQLSMFPNVTTRIIERRGGRLPIGQADGIQARSVETFQAFGFAERIIAEAYRITEMAFWKPDVNNRENIVRTARAVDDPAGISEFPHLIVNQARVLDYFTEYMANSPTRMKPDYGYEFVGLEDTKAGEYPVTVTLRHTTGELAGQEKIVHAKYVVGADGARSAVRDSIGCSLRGDQAMHAWGVMDVLAVTDFPDIRTKCAIQSEEHGNILLIPREGGQLFRMYVDLGEVADDDNGDVRKTTIEQIIAQANAIMHPYTLDVKNVPWHSVYEVGHRLTDRFDDVLPEELGTRTPRVFITGDACHTHSAKAGQGMNVSMQDGLNIGWKLGYVLDGRSPESLLSTYSAERQVIAKNLIDFDKQWSTLMATRPEDLDDPTELEDFYTRTAEFPSGFMTQYTPSMLIGEASHQELATGFPIGKRFKSSPVVRVCDTNPVQLGHHHRSDGRWRVYAFADAAAPGTNSDLAAWAEWLSTAPESPLRVHTPEGGDIDAVFDVKVVYQQPHTEFDMDQVPATFLPKTGPFGLTDYEKVYSTLEGDDIFEQRGISRSGAVVVVRPDQYVATVLPLTASAELADFFAQNLLPAA; encoded by the coding sequence GTGCAGTTCCACCACCACGGATACGTGTCCACCGACCCGCGAGTGCAGCCGGTTGCGGGGGTCGGCGTCGACCGCCCGGACGAGCTGCCAGACACTGTCGACGTGCTCATCGTCGGCACGGGCCCGGCCGGTGTGGTCGCAGCGGCGCAACTCTCGATGTTCCCCAACGTCACGACCCGCATCATCGAGCGCCGAGGCGGGCGCCTGCCGATCGGCCAGGCCGACGGTATTCAGGCCCGCAGCGTCGAGACCTTCCAGGCCTTCGGCTTCGCCGAGCGGATCATCGCCGAGGCCTACCGCATCACCGAGATGGCGTTCTGGAAGCCCGACGTCAACAACCGGGAGAACATCGTGCGCACCGCCCGCGCCGTCGATGACCCCGCCGGCATCAGCGAGTTCCCGCACCTGATCGTCAACCAGGCCCGCGTGCTCGACTACTTCACCGAGTACATGGCGAACTCGCCGACGCGCATGAAGCCGGACTACGGCTACGAGTTCGTCGGCCTCGAAGACACGAAGGCGGGGGAGTACCCCGTCACGGTCACGCTGCGGCACACCACCGGCGAGTTGGCGGGACAGGAGAAGATCGTCCACGCCAAGTACGTCGTCGGTGCCGACGGCGCCCGCAGCGCGGTGCGCGACTCGATCGGCTGCTCCCTGCGCGGCGACCAAGCCATGCACGCCTGGGGCGTCATGGACGTGCTCGCGGTCACCGACTTTCCCGACATCCGCACCAAGTGCGCGATCCAGTCGGAGGAGCACGGCAACATCCTGCTGATCCCGCGCGAGGGCGGCCAGCTGTTCCGCATGTACGTCGACCTCGGCGAGGTCGCGGATGACGACAACGGCGACGTGCGCAAGACGACGATCGAGCAGATCATCGCCCAGGCCAACGCGATCATGCACCCGTACACGCTCGATGTGAAGAACGTGCCGTGGCACAGCGTCTACGAGGTAGGCCACCGCCTCACCGACCGCTTCGACGACGTGCTGCCCGAGGAGCTCGGTACGCGCACGCCGCGCGTCTTCATCACCGGTGACGCGTGCCACACCCACAGCGCCAAGGCCGGCCAGGGCATGAACGTCTCGATGCAGGACGGCCTCAACATCGGCTGGAAACTCGGCTACGTGCTCGACGGCCGCAGCCCGGAGAGCCTGCTCAGCACCTACTCGGCCGAGCGCCAGGTGATCGCCAAGAACCTCATCGACTTCGACAAGCAGTGGTCCACCCTGATGGCGACGCGGCCGGAAGACCTCGACGACCCGACCGAGCTCGAAGACTTCTACACCCGCACCGCCGAGTTCCCGTCCGGCTTCATGACGCAGTACACGCCGTCGATGCTGATCGGCGAGGCCAGCCACCAGGAGCTCGCCACCGGGTTCCCGATCGGCAAGCGTTTCAAGTCGTCACCGGTCGTGCGGGTCTGCGACACGAACCCGGTGCAGCTCGGCCACCACCACCGCTCCGACGGGCGCTGGCGCGTCTATGCCTTCGCGGATGCCGCGGCGCCGGGCACCAACTCTGACCTCGCCGCGTGGGCCGAATGGCTGAGCACCGCACCGGAGTCGCCGCTGCGCGTGCACACGCCGGAAGGCGGCGACATCGACGCAGTCTTCGACGTGAAGGTGGTCTACCAGCAGCCGCACACCGAGTTCGACATGGACCAGGTTCCGGCCACGTTCCTGCCGAAGACGGGCCCGTTCGGGCTGACCGACTACGAGAAGGTCTACAGCACGCTGGAGGGCGACGACATCTTCGAACAGCGCGGCATCAGCCGGTCCGGAGCCGTCGTGGTGGTGCGCCCCGATCAGTACGTGGCGACGGTGCTGCCGTTGACGGCATCCGCAGAGCTCGCCGACTTCTTCGCGCAGAACCTGCTGCCGGCCGCCTAG
- a CDS encoding LLM class flavin-dependent oxidoreductase, translating to MDNNYGHPLRFGLALQPGAEPADLLDQAALAEKLGYDLVSVTDCSEQAAPGLDAWSLASWLAGSTERIGIAPVVELGRHNPAVLGRATASLDLLAAGRLELGLSAEDSEALGEAIDILRSVWAGAGRSTLRYSGAHYELNGASGGPLPAHRIPIRIAGESPALLKLAGGSADGWLLRQPTGEALLDAGNAMLDAAARDAGRDPREIRRVLEVAAPENLSGDAASADWVAGLLPLVRDQGIGDILLRSADPAVIRRFITEVAPALREAADAAIPGLSTASAVRPAAALARRVAGIDYESVPSALGAIEPGDHDYAAVHSTYMRGGQPGLVLRPRTVEQVKDAVAFARRHPDVPLGIRSAGHGISGRSTNQGGIVIDVSALNTIEILDPEKRLVRIGPGARWGEVASALDPHGWAISSGDYGGVGVGGLATAGGIGFLGRANGLTIDHLRAVELVLADGSHVRASADENADLFWAMRGAGSNFGIATAFEFEAAEVPGVGWAQLVLDASDTAAFLEKWGATLEASPLDTTSFVVIGGARPGEPVLARIFAMVDSVDPDTIISRLQPFADISPMYQQSVQLLSYGEALMPAQGDANEGSGEVNSRSGLLEHITPEFAQAAARLLASGASYFFQIRATGGAASVVDPDDTAYAHRAANFSVAAMGSNPDRLDRGWAELEPFFDGLYLSFDSSLNPRRIHDAFPPQTLARLRALKAEYDPSHLFTDNFAIEAAASEPAATTTRSAR from the coding sequence GTGGACAACAACTATGGGCATCCCCTTCGCTTCGGGCTCGCGTTGCAGCCGGGCGCCGAACCCGCCGACCTGCTTGATCAGGCAGCGCTCGCAGAGAAACTGGGTTATGACCTCGTGTCGGTCACTGATTGCTCCGAACAGGCGGCCCCTGGCCTGGACGCCTGGAGCCTCGCCTCGTGGCTGGCCGGGAGCACCGAGCGCATCGGCATCGCTCCCGTCGTCGAGCTCGGCCGACACAACCCGGCGGTGCTCGGCCGGGCGACAGCGAGCCTCGACTTACTCGCCGCGGGCCGGCTCGAGCTCGGTCTGAGCGCAGAGGATTCAGAGGCGCTCGGCGAGGCCATCGACATCCTGCGCAGCGTCTGGGCCGGCGCCGGCAGGTCCACCCTCCGCTACAGCGGCGCGCACTACGAGCTGAACGGCGCCTCCGGCGGGCCGCTGCCCGCCCACAGGATTCCGATCCGCATTGCCGGCGAGAGCCCCGCACTCCTCAAACTCGCCGGGGGCAGCGCCGACGGCTGGCTCCTGCGCCAGCCGACCGGCGAGGCACTCCTGGACGCGGGCAACGCCATGCTCGATGCCGCGGCTCGAGACGCCGGCCGCGACCCCCGCGAGATCCGCCGTGTGCTTGAGGTCGCGGCTCCCGAGAACCTGTCCGGCGATGCGGCCAGCGCCGACTGGGTGGCGGGGCTGCTGCCGCTCGTGCGCGATCAGGGCATCGGCGACATCCTGCTGCGGAGCGCTGACCCGGCCGTCATCCGCCGTTTCATCACCGAGGTTGCCCCCGCCCTGCGTGAGGCGGCCGACGCCGCGATCCCCGGCCTCTCCACGGCCTCGGCCGTGCGCCCGGCGGCGGCCCTGGCCCGCCGCGTCGCTGGCATCGACTACGAATCCGTGCCGAGCGCGCTCGGCGCGATCGAGCCGGGCGACCACGACTACGCCGCCGTGCACTCCACCTACATGCGCGGCGGGCAGCCCGGCCTGGTGCTGCGCCCACGCACCGTCGAGCAGGTGAAGGATGCCGTCGCCTTCGCCCGCCGCCACCCCGACGTGCCGCTCGGTATCCGCAGTGCCGGGCACGGAATCAGCGGCCGCTCGACCAACCAGGGCGGCATCGTCATCGACGTCTCCGCCCTCAACACGATCGAGATCCTCGACCCCGAGAAGCGACTCGTGCGCATCGGCCCCGGCGCACGCTGGGGCGAAGTCGCCTCCGCACTGGACCCGCACGGCTGGGCGATCAGCTCCGGCGACTACGGCGGGGTGGGCGTCGGCGGGCTCGCCACCGCCGGCGGAATCGGCTTCCTCGGCCGCGCGAACGGCCTCACCATCGACCACCTCCGCGCCGTCGAGCTGGTGCTCGCCGACGGCAGCCACGTGCGCGCCAGCGCCGATGAGAACGCCGACCTGTTCTGGGCAATGCGCGGCGCGGGCTCCAACTTCGGCATCGCCACCGCCTTCGAGTTCGAGGCTGCCGAGGTGCCCGGCGTCGGCTGGGCCCAGCTCGTGCTCGATGCCAGCGACACCGCCGCCTTCCTGGAGAAGTGGGGCGCGACGCTCGAGGCCTCGCCGCTCGACACCACCAGCTTCGTCGTCATCGGCGGCGCTCGGCCCGGCGAGCCCGTGCTGGCCCGCATCTTCGCCATGGTCGATTCGGTCGACCCCGACACGATCATCAGCCGTCTGCAGCCCTTCGCCGACATCTCGCCCATGTACCAGCAGTCGGTGCAGCTGCTCAGCTACGGCGAGGCGCTGATGCCGGCCCAGGGCGACGCGAACGAGGGCAGTGGCGAGGTGAACAGCCGCTCCGGCCTGCTCGAGCACATCACCCCAGAGTTCGCCCAGGCCGCAGCCCGGCTGCTGGCCAGCGGGGCCAGCTACTTCTTCCAGATCCGGGCGACGGGCGGAGCGGCATCCGTCGTCGACCCCGACGACACCGCCTACGCCCACCGGGCCGCCAACTTCTCGGTGGCCGCCATGGGCTCCAACCCGGACCGGTTGGACCGCGGCTGGGCCGAGCTGGAGCCCTTCTTCGATGGGCTCTACCTGAGCTTCGACAGCAGCCTGAACCCGCGGCGCATCCACGATGCGTTCCCGCCGCAGACTCTGGCCAGACTGCGGGCTCTCAAGGCGGAGTACGACCCGTCGCACCTGTTCACAGACAACTTTGCGATCGAAGCTGCCGCATCCGAACCAGCCGCCACCACCACGAGGAGCGCACGATGA
- a CDS encoding LLM class flavin-dependent oxidoreductase, which yields MTDYGHDLQFGVFITPTNKPAMHAVDLAVVADRAGLDLASFQDHPYQPRFLDTWTLLSFVVARTEKIHLTGNVINLPLRHPALLARSAASLDLLSGGRVELGLGAGGFWDAIEAMGGSRLTPGQSIEALEEGIQIMRDIWDTEQKGGVHFGGTHYTVDGAKRGPAPAHDIGIWVGAYKPRILRMTGRAGDGWLPSLGYLKGGPAELTAMNALIDEGADAAGRDPRAIRRLLNIGGSFAPANSGLLQGPPSQWVSELTDIALAYGISGFILAADDAGLIERYAHEVAPAVREAVARERG from the coding sequence ATGACTGACTACGGGCACGACCTGCAGTTCGGGGTGTTCATCACCCCCACGAACAAGCCAGCCATGCACGCCGTCGACCTCGCTGTCGTCGCGGACCGCGCCGGTCTCGACCTGGCCTCGTTCCAGGACCACCCCTACCAGCCGCGCTTCCTCGACACGTGGACGCTGCTCTCCTTCGTTGTCGCGCGCACCGAGAAGATCCACCTGACCGGCAACGTGATCAACCTGCCGCTGCGGCACCCCGCGCTGCTCGCCCGCAGCGCGGCCAGCCTCGATCTGCTGAGCGGCGGCCGGGTCGAGCTCGGCCTGGGCGCCGGCGGCTTCTGGGACGCCATCGAGGCGATGGGCGGCAGCCGGCTCACCCCCGGCCAGTCGATCGAGGCGCTCGAAGAGGGCATCCAGATCATGCGCGACATCTGGGACACCGAGCAGAAGGGCGGCGTGCATTTCGGGGGCACCCACTACACCGTGGACGGCGCCAAGCGCGGGCCGGCCCCCGCACATGACATCGGCATCTGGGTGGGCGCATACAAGCCGCGCATCCTGCGGATGACCGGGCGGGCCGGCGACGGCTGGCTTCCGTCGCTCGGCTACCTGAAGGGCGGCCCGGCCGAGCTCACAGCGATGAATGCGCTCATTGACGAGGGGGCGGATGCCGCCGGCCGCGACCCCCGCGCGATCCGCCGCCTGCTCAACATCGGCGGCAGCTTCGCGCCGGCAAACAGCGGGCTCCTGCAGGGCCCGCCGTCGCAGTGGGTCAGCGAACTCACGGACATCGCGCTGGCGTATGGCATCTCCGGGTTCATCCTGGCCGCCGACGACGCCGGGCTGATCGAGCGCTATGCCCACGAGGTTGCGCCCGCCGTGCGCGAGGCGGTGGCGCGCGAGCGCGGCTAG
- a CDS encoding MFS transporter: protein MPHSRRWWTLAVVALAQLMVVLDATVVNIALPSAQAELGFTDGERQWVVTAYSLAFGSLLLLGGRLSDLIGRKRTFLIGLVGFATASALGGAAQSFEWLVGARALQGAFGALLAPTALAVLTTTFTIPKERSRAFGVFGAIAGAGGAIGLLLGGFLTEYLDWRWSLYINVFIAIVAFAGALVFVSTVARTGPRPKLDIPGTVLASGALFLLVYGFSNAESDGWGSPSCWLMLVGSGILLIAFVLWQRRAAHPLLPLAIVLDRNRGASYLSVVIAGACMFGVFLFVTYYLQTGLHFTPVQTGVAFLPMIAMLVLAAQLSTNIFLPRFGPKVLVPLGMVLGMIGMIYLTHLTLESTYAADILPPLAIIGLGMGTIMPASIQTATLGVNRDFAGVASATVNTSQQVGGSIGTALLNTLAATAATSYVSAHLPASPEVIAEAALHSYSVAYWWAAGFFAFGAVLSALLFRRVGHGLSVAHARSTAPATAMEAPQA from the coding sequence GTGCCCCACTCCCGACGCTGGTGGACGCTCGCCGTCGTCGCGCTCGCGCAGCTGATGGTCGTACTGGATGCGACGGTGGTGAACATTGCCTTGCCGTCCGCCCAGGCCGAACTCGGCTTCACGGACGGCGAGAGGCAATGGGTCGTCACCGCCTACTCGCTCGCCTTCGGCAGCCTGCTTCTGCTCGGCGGCAGGCTCTCCGACCTGATCGGCCGCAAGCGCACCTTCCTCATCGGTCTGGTCGGATTCGCCACGGCCTCCGCCCTGGGCGGTGCGGCGCAGAGCTTCGAGTGGCTCGTCGGAGCGCGCGCACTGCAAGGCGCATTCGGTGCGCTGCTCGCGCCGACCGCCCTGGCCGTGCTGACGACGACCTTCACCATTCCGAAGGAGCGCTCGCGCGCCTTCGGCGTGTTCGGGGCCATCGCCGGTGCCGGCGGCGCCATCGGCCTGCTCCTCGGCGGCTTCCTCACCGAATACCTCGACTGGCGGTGGAGCCTGTACATCAACGTGTTCATTGCAATCGTCGCGTTTGCCGGTGCCCTCGTCTTTGTCAGCACAGTCGCTCGCACGGGGCCCAGGCCGAAACTCGATATCCCCGGCACCGTGCTCGCCTCCGGCGCCCTGTTCTTACTCGTCTACGGCTTCTCCAACGCCGAGAGCGACGGGTGGGGGTCCCCCTCGTGCTGGCTGATGCTCGTGGGATCGGGCATTCTGCTGATCGCCTTCGTGCTCTGGCAACGACGCGCCGCGCACCCGCTTCTCCCCCTCGCCATCGTGCTTGACCGCAATCGAGGCGCGTCTTACCTCTCCGTGGTCATCGCGGGTGCCTGCATGTTCGGCGTATTCCTTTTCGTCACCTACTACCTGCAGACGGGCCTGCACTTCACCCCGGTTCAGACGGGTGTCGCCTTCCTGCCGATGATCGCCATGCTGGTGCTCGCCGCCCAATTGTCAACAAACATCTTCCTGCCGCGTTTCGGCCCGAAGGTGCTGGTTCCACTCGGAATGGTGCTCGGGATGATCGGCATGATCTACCTCACCCACCTCACTTTGGAGAGCACATACGCCGCCGACATCCTGCCGCCATTGGCGATCATCGGTCTCGGAATGGGAACCATCATGCCCGCGTCGATCCAGACGGCGACCCTCGGCGTCAACCGGGACTTCGCTGGTGTGGCCTCCGCCACGGTGAACACCAGTCAGCAGGTCGGCGGCTCCATCGGTACGGCGCTGCTGAACACGCTGGCCGCCACGGCCGCGACCAGCTACGTCTCCGCACACCTGCCTGCATCGCCAGAGGTCATCGCCGAGGCTGCCTTGCACAGCTACTCGGTCGCGTACTGGTGGGCGGCTGGCTTCTTCGCCTTCGGCGCGGTGCTCTCGGCTCTGCTGTTCCGCCGTGTCGGGCATGGTCTCTCGGTGGCACATGCCCGCTCCACCGCACCCGCCACCGCCATGGAGGCGCCGCAGGCCTAG
- a CDS encoding pseudouridine synthase translates to MPPRSPLPQRLGLDAAWMRTPDLDRSRPDPWPSMGAWLHERLSEFIDVPAFLAEQRIVYEGGVPAVGSDPYRPHTFVWFHRDLADEAPVPGPIHVVHRDEQLVVIDKPAFLSTIPRGKHVQQSVVVRLRDELGLPELSPLHRLDRVTSGLLIMATEKRWRGAYQTMFQRGEVSKTYLALAAHRPELELPATVRNHLGKRRGTMQAEVIPDAAANAESLIELQSVRGGEAVYRLSPRTGRTHQLRMHLWGLGVPISGDPLYPEVRPVAIDDFSTPLQLLASAVGFTDPLSGAPRRFESVRSLPLQSEA, encoded by the coding sequence ATGCCCCCACGTTCCCCGCTGCCGCAACGACTGGGGCTGGATGCCGCGTGGATGCGCACCCCCGATCTCGATCGAAGCCGGCCGGACCCGTGGCCGAGCATGGGCGCCTGGCTGCACGAGCGGCTCTCCGAGTTCATCGACGTGCCGGCCTTCCTCGCCGAGCAGCGCATCGTCTACGAGGGCGGCGTGCCGGCCGTCGGCAGCGACCCGTACCGGCCGCACACCTTCGTCTGGTTCCACCGCGACCTGGCCGATGAGGCGCCAGTGCCCGGCCCGATCCACGTGGTGCACCGCGACGAACAGCTCGTCGTGATCGACAAGCCCGCGTTCCTTTCCACGATCCCGCGCGGCAAGCACGTGCAGCAGAGCGTCGTGGTGCGGTTGCGCGACGAGTTGGGCCTGCCGGAGCTCTCGCCGCTGCACCGCCTGGACCGGGTGACCTCCGGCCTGCTGATCATGGCCACGGAGAAACGCTGGCGGGGCGCCTACCAGACCATGTTCCAGCGCGGCGAGGTGAGCAAGACCTACCTGGCTCTCGCAGCACACCGGCCGGAGCTCGAGCTGCCCGCCACCGTGCGCAACCACCTGGGCAAGCGGCGCGGCACGATGCAGGCAGAGGTGATTCCGGATGCCGCGGCGAACGCCGAGTCGCTGATCGAGCTGCAGAGTGTGAGAGGCGGTGAGGCGGTGTACCGGCTGAGCCCGCGCACCGGGCGCACCCATCAGCTGCGCATGCACCTGTGGGGGCTCGGCGTGCCGATCAGCGGCGACCCGCTCTACCCGGAGGTGCGTCCCGTCGCCATCGACGATTTCAGCACCCCGCTGCAGCTGCTGGCCAGCGCGGTCGGCTTCACCGACCCGCTGAGCGGTGCCCCGCGGCGCTTCGAGAGTGTGCGCAGCCTGCCGCTGCAGAGCGAGGCCTGA
- a CDS encoding FAD-binding oxidoreductase — protein sequence MTHMDLTPSDLAPWGALDGEYILPGQAGYERARLIWNGMFDKRPAVIIRCASPHDVGIGVALAREKGLPLAVRGGGHSAAGHSTVDDGVVLDLAPLHEVAIDLDRGIVAVGGGATWGQVDALTQEHGLAVPGGVYSKTGVGGLTLAGGYGWIRNTCGFSCASLVGAELVTADSAVVHTDSEHEPELLWALRGGGGNVGVVTRFEFAMHPVGPEVYFLFVFHDGRDGGIPRALRLFREFCAQAPNEASALAFAGLVPEGADGFAPETFGRPFTAFGGVFVGDPAVGAKAFRPLHEFGEPLFDGSGVTSYVQVQQAFDADYPPGDRHYWKSVQVERLGDEVIALIAEAAVRPASDLSTIDVWHLGGHTHDSIEGAMPVTSASFLISPEANWTEPGGDEANIAWARGLVAALHPFSNGVRYLNFAGFQEEGDELMRSSLGPNYQRLAEIKARWDPQNLFRLNQNVPPARG from the coding sequence ATGACGCACATGGACCTGACCCCCTCAGACCTGGCTCCCTGGGGTGCCCTTGACGGCGAGTACATCCTGCCCGGCCAGGCCGGGTACGAGCGGGCGCGGCTGATCTGGAACGGCATGTTCGACAAACGACCGGCCGTCATCATCCGCTGCGCCAGCCCCCACGATGTGGGCATCGGCGTCGCCCTGGCGCGGGAGAAGGGGCTCCCCCTGGCCGTGCGCGGCGGCGGGCACAGTGCCGCAGGGCACAGCACCGTCGATGACGGAGTGGTGCTCGATCTGGCACCGCTGCACGAGGTGGCGATCGACCTCGACCGCGGCATCGTGGCCGTCGGCGGCGGCGCCACGTGGGGCCAGGTCGACGCCCTCACCCAGGAACACGGGCTCGCCGTGCCGGGCGGCGTCTACTCGAAGACCGGCGTCGGCGGCCTGACCTTGGCCGGCGGCTACGGCTGGATCCGCAACACCTGCGGTTTCAGTTGCGCCAGCCTCGTCGGCGCTGAACTGGTGACGGCGGATTCCGCCGTGGTGCACACCGATTCCGAGCACGAACCTGAGCTGCTCTGGGCGTTGCGCGGCGGCGGCGGCAACGTCGGCGTCGTCACCCGGTTTGAGTTCGCGATGCACCCGGTCGGTCCAGAGGTGTACTTCCTGTTTGTGTTCCACGACGGCCGCGACGGCGGGATCCCGCGCGCCCTCCGCCTATTCCGGGAGTTCTGCGCGCAGGCGCCGAACGAGGCCAGCGCGCTGGCCTTCGCCGGGCTGGTGCCGGAGGGGGCGGACGGTTTCGCGCCAGAGACCTTCGGCCGGCCGTTCACGGCGTTCGGCGGCGTCTTCGTCGGCGACCCGGCCGTCGGCGCGAAGGCGTTCCGCCCGCTGCACGAGTTCGGAGAGCCGCTGTTCGACGGCTCCGGTGTGACGAGCTACGTGCAGGTGCAGCAGGCGTTCGACGCGGACTACCCACCCGGTGACCGGCACTACTGGAAGTCGGTGCAGGTGGAGCGGCTCGGTGATGAGGTGATCGCGCTCATCGCCGAGGCGGCCGTGCGGCCGGCATCCGATCTCAGCACGATTGATGTCTGGCACCTCGGCGGTCACACCCACGACTCGATCGAGGGCGCCATGCCGGTCACCTCGGCGTCGTTCCTGATCAGCCCGGAAGCGAACTGGACGGAGCCAGGCGGGGATGAGGCGAACATCGCATGGGCACGCGGCCTGGTCGCCGCGTTGCACCCGTTCTCGAATGGTGTGCGCTACCTGAACTTCGCCGGGTTCCAAGAAGAGGGCGACGAGCTGATGCGCAGCTCGCTCGGCCCCAACTATCAGCGCTTGGCAGAGATCAAGGCCCGCTGGGATCCGCAGAACCTGTTCCGGCTCAATCAGAACGTGCCGCCGGCCCGCGGCTGA
- a CDS encoding DUF1653 domain-containing protein — MNEIRIGLYRHYKGALYDVIGVARHSETEEALVVYSPLVGDSGLWVRPLAMFVETVQVDGEDVPRFAPVDPPAAT; from the coding sequence ATGAACGAGATCAGAATCGGCCTCTACCGGCACTACAAGGGCGCACTGTATGACGTCATCGGCGTCGCCCGTCACTCCGAGACGGAGGAGGCGCTCGTCGTGTACTCGCCGCTCGTCGGCGACAGCGGGCTGTGGGTGCGCCCACTGGCCATGTTCGTCGAGACGGTGCAGGTCGATGGCGAAGACGTCCCCCGCTTCGCCCCGGTCGACCCGCCCGCCGCCACCTAG
- a CDS encoding SCO4226 family nickel-binding protein produces the protein MTEFMDVHHNMKGITPADLLAAHNADVAIQDDEHVKFKKAWADPVTGRAFCLSEGPSADAVRRIHERTGHPADEIHEVTVTV, from the coding sequence ATGACTGAGTTCATGGATGTCCACCACAACATGAAGGGCATCACGCCGGCAGATCTGTTGGCCGCGCACAACGCAGATGTCGCCATTCAAGACGACGAGCACGTGAAGTTCAAGAAGGCCTGGGCCGATCCGGTGACGGGCCGGGCATTCTGCCTCTCGGAGGGCCCGTCAGCGGATGCCGTCCGGCGCATCCACGAGCGCACCGGCCACCCGGCCGACGAGATTCACGAGGTCACGGTCACCGTCTAG
- the arfB gene encoding alternative ribosome rescue aminoacyl-tRNA hydrolase ArfB — MDLEVTAALTIPATELGWRFSRSSGPGGQHVNTSDSRVELFWSVTDSAALSDSQRQRLQERLGSRLIGGVVTVTAAEQRSQLRNREIARRKLVDLLATALAPDAPHRRATKATRGSDRRRLAAKSQRSETKKQRQRPSSD, encoded by the coding sequence ATGGACCTTGAGGTGACGGCTGCACTGACGATTCCGGCGACGGAACTCGGCTGGCGGTTCTCGCGCTCCTCCGGCCCGGGCGGCCAGCATGTGAACACCTCGGACAGCCGCGTCGAGCTGTTCTGGAGCGTGACGGATTCCGCCGCGCTCTCGGACAGCCAACGGCAGCGCCTGCAGGAGCGGCTCGGTTCCCGGCTCATCGGCGGGGTGGTCACGGTGACGGCCGCCGAGCAGCGCTCGCAGTTGCGCAACCGCGAGATCGCGCGGCGCAAGCTCGTCGACCTCCTCGCGACAGCCCTCGCCCCCGATGCTCCCCACCGGCGGGCGACGAAGGCCACCCGCGGCTCCGACCGCCGCCGCCTCGCCGCGAAGAGCCAACGCTCTGAGACGAAGAAGCAGCGCCAGCGCCCGTCGTCCGACTGA
- a CDS encoding DoxX family protein has product MTEPRATVSQRSTIPRTIGRVALGVFLVFAGVSHLTFARQEFTAQVPDWLPASKDAVVLASGAVEISLGLALLLLRKRRVSVGWVVAAFFVAVFPGNISQYVTHSDAFGLDTDRARGIRLLFQPLLVLWALWSTGAWRAWRTRKN; this is encoded by the coding sequence ATGACTGAGCCACGGGCGACAGTGTCACAACGTTCCACCATTCCGCGCACCATCGGCCGTGTCGCCCTGGGGGTGTTCCTGGTGTTCGCCGGGGTCAGCCACCTGACGTTCGCCCGGCAGGAGTTCACCGCGCAGGTGCCCGACTGGCTGCCGGCCAGCAAAGACGCCGTCGTGCTGGCATCCGGTGCCGTCGAGATCTCCCTCGGCCTGGCACTTCTGCTGTTGCGCAAACGGCGGGTGAGCGTTGGCTGGGTGGTGGCCGCGTTCTTCGTAGCGGTGTTCCCCGGCAACATCTCGCAGTACGTGACGCACAGCGACGCGTTCGGCTTGGACACGGACAGGGCACGCGGCATCCGCCTGCTGTTCCAGCCGCTGCTCGTGCTCTGGGCGCTGTGGAGCACCGGCGCATGGCGGGCGTGGCGCACACGCAAGAACTGA